Part of the Gramella sp. Hel_I_59 genome, TTACAACTTTTCCGGGTTCTGCCACCACTTGCTCTTCATCTAATTTAATGGGTTCCATAGCACCACCAGATAACTGAGAATCTTCAGGACTCAATGCTGTTACCTCAATTTTATCTGAAAGCTTGTAAATTTTTTTACAGTTTCCGCAGGCAATTTCATAGGCAAAATAACCATCATAGTGATTCGCTTCACCACATGAACACGTAAAGTCCAGGCAGATATCGGTATTTTTAAATTGCATGAATGCTTCCATACCCAAATATAAAAAATTAACCTATAAGTTAATTAACTGGGCTTTGCATGAATATCCTGCATCCTTTTACTCCAGTGCTCATTGGTTTTAAACTTTGTATTATGATCATAGAAATAGCCTACACTCTCCCCTTGATCATAAGGTCCGTTGTAGTTCCATTGGATGCTTCTGGTAAGTTTATCCTGGTTTTCCAAAATAACACAATCTTCCAGATCTTCCGGATACTTCAAAAAACGCAGTTCAAAAGCTTTCTTTATTTGATCTTCGGTTCCTTCAGGAATTTCCAGTTTCTTTACAATGCTTCGGTTAAACCGGGTGCCTATATATGATTTCTCCATCCTTCCTAATTTAAATATCTATTGAGTAAACGTCAGAATGATCTGGAGGTAACGCATAACTATATTGCCTGAGGTATTTTTTCACCCCTTCAATAGAACGGTGGCCAGTATGCCCCATTAATTTCGGATAGATTTCATGCTCGGCTAATCCGTCATTTAAATAGCTCTGGTAAAGATCCATGATAGCGGTATGCCTGATGCTGTACAAACCGTACTCCCTCCCGAAACCTAGTTTGTTTTTCACTTCAGAAAACCTACGCCCCATCGTGTCTACTTTGGTCTTCAGCTTTTTCGGTTCCCAGACGCCCGGCTCATTCCAATAAGTGAATACATGGTAATGTCCAGGCTTCCCCTTAATATCCAGAGCCTGTATCGCAGGTTTAATCTTTTCAATAATTCTTCTTCTGGACCTGCTTTCAGTTTTAGTTTTTACTTCCAGCAACCAGTCTTCAGTATTAAGATCTTGGATGCGCAGTCGTAAAACTTCCCTTGGCCGCAGTAATGCATAAAATATGAGCTGTACAATGGGGATCATATAGGGATCGTCGCTGGACAGCGTCTTGATCACTTTCACTAATTCTTCCGGAGTAAACGCTTTATTGTTTTGCGGATCCTCATCTTCCAGCGGAATCCCAATAATGAAGTTATCATTAATGAGCCGCTCATTTTTCATAGTGCTGAAAAGTGCAGAAAGCGAACGTTTATGGTTGTTAATAGAAGTACCGCTTAACGGCTGCTTATCATCTTTGATATACTCAAAACGCAGCCAGTCCCAAAACTCATAAAAATGATCGATCCCAAATTGCTTTACATCCATTCCCGAAATTCCGTTTGTAGAGCTCCACTCATTAAACCGGTCCAGGTGAAACTTATAGCCGTCCACGGTGGGCTGGCTCTTTCCCTTCTTCTTAATGTCGAAGGCATATTGTAGAGCATCTTTTAATGAAACAATTTTCTTTCGCCTACTACTACCTGAAATGCTTTTGGTTTCCGGGTTCCAGCCTTTCTTTAAAGCTTCGTGATATTGTTCTGCCATTAAATTCCCTGCAGCTTTCCGTTCTTTGACGGTTTTGAGGTAGTTCAGATTTCTCTTAAATCTAGGTTGGTAATCGAAAGGACCTTCAGGATTTTTACGCCACCAGAAGTAGACATACCAGTACTGCCCAGGAGCTACAGAAGGTTTTCCATCTACTTTGGGTGTAAACAATTTTGGTTTAGAGTATCGTTTCTTTGCCACGAATA contains:
- a CDS encoding site-specific integrase — its product is MKKSDPIKVVHRNDHSSLEIFVAKKRYSKPKLFTPKVDGKPSVAPGQYWYVYFWWRKNPEGPFDYQPRFKRNLNYLKTVKERKAAGNLMAEQYHEALKKGWNPETKSISGSSRRKKIVSLKDALQYAFDIKKKGKSQPTVDGYKFHLDRFNEWSSTNGISGMDVKQFGIDHFYEFWDWLRFEYIKDDKQPLSGTSINNHKRSLSALFSTMKNERLINDNFIIGIPLEDEDPQNNKAFTPEELVKVIKTLSSDDPYMIPIVQLIFYALLRPREVLRLRIQDLNTEDWLLEVKTKTESRSRRRIIEKIKPAIQALDIKGKPGHYHVFTYWNEPGVWEPKKLKTKVDTMGRRFSEVKNKLGFGREYGLYSIRHTAIMDLYQSYLNDGLAEHEIYPKLMGHTGHRSIEGVKKYLRQYSYALPPDHSDVYSIDI